Proteins found in one Arachis stenosperma cultivar V10309 chromosome 8, arast.V10309.gnm1.PFL2, whole genome shotgun sequence genomic segment:
- the LOC130945865 gene encoding uncharacterized protein LOC130945865 produces MYNIFQNENHLPNRENPCLVHRNENADDVLHGLHGDRYHVTRIVEKVLNRVGLNVGFMNQPHFVFAFPQVVQMVEVPRGVKNPKITTKFAGEVGESMTEHVARYLVEIGNLANDENLKMKFFPSSLTKNAFTWFSNLRPNSITTWNQLETAFHAQFYRGEMNVAVTDLVALKCEDGETIDDYLIRFKNARVGAM; encoded by the coding sequence ATGTacaatatttttcaaaatgaaaaTCATCTTCCAAATCGAGAAAATCCTTGTTTGGTTCATCGAAATGAGAATGCCGATGATGTTTTACATGGATTACATGGTGATCGTTATCACGTCACCCGAATTGTAGAGAAAGTTTTAAATCGGGTTGGATTAAATGTTGGTTTTATGAATCAGCCACATTTTGTGTTTGCTTTTCCCCAAGTAGTTCAAATGGTTGAAGTGCCAAGAGGGGTAAAAAATCCGAAAATAACTACAAAATTTGCTGGAGAAGTTGGAGAATCGATGACTGAACATGTTGCTCGTTATTTGGTCGAGATTGGGAACCTAGCCaatgatgaaaatttgaaaatgaaattttttcCTTCGTCATTGACGAAAAATGCATTTACATGGTTCTCGAATCTTAGACCAAATTCGATTACAACATGGAATCAGTTAGAAACTGCTTTTCACGCTCAGTTTTATCGAGGAGAAATGAACGTAGCAGTTACTGATTTAGTAGCTTTGAAATGTGAAGATGGTGAAACCATCGACGACTATTTAATACGTTTCAAAAATGCTAGAGTAGGTGCTATGTGA